One Mycolicibacterium fallax genomic window, AAAACTCACGATACTTGGGTGGCGACCGCGGCCGCGGGCAAGCCCGCCGGAACGATCAGTGCACGCGGACGACGATCTCGGAGTGGCCCAGCCGGATCACGTCGCCGTCGGCCAGCTGCCACTCCTGCACCGGCGCATTGTTGACGGTGGTGCCGTTGGTGGAGTTGAGGTCGGCGAGCAGCGCGACGTGGCCGTCCCAGCGGATCTCCACGTGCCGACGCGAGACGCCGGTGTCGGGCAGCCGGAACTGGGCGTCCTGGCCGCGGCCGATCACGTTGGCGCCCTCGCGCAGCTGGTAGGTGCGGCCCGAGCCGTCGTCGAGCTGCAGCGTCACCGTCGCGGCGCCAGCCGAAGCGCCGGCGTAGCCACCCTGGTCATAACCGCCCTGGTAGTCGCCGTAGCCGCCGCTGGACTGGCCGTAGCCACCCTGGTCCTGCTGGGGCTGGCCGTAGTCCTGCTGGCCGTAGCCGCCCTGATCGTGCTGCGGCTGCCCGTAGTCCTGCTGGCCGTAACCGCCCTGGCCGGCGTCCTGCTGGCCGTAGCCGTAGTCCGGCTGCTGGGGCTGGCCGTAGCCGCCGCCTTGGGGCTGGCCGTAGTCCTGCTGGCCGTAACCGCCCTGGGGCTGGCCGCCCTGCGGCTGACCGTAATCCTGCTGGCCGTAGCCACCCTGGTCCTGCGGGGGCTGGCCGTAGCCGCCGCCCTGGGGCTGGCCGTAATCCTGCTGGCCGTAACCGCCCTGCTGACCACCCTGCGGCTGGCCGTAGTCCTGCTGGCCGTAACCGCCCTGGCCGGCGTCCTGCTGGCCGTAGCCGTAGTCCGGCTGCTGGGGCTGGCCGTAGCCGCCCTGCTGACCACCCTGGGGCTGGCCGTAGTCCTGCTGGCCGTAACCGCCCTGGCCGCCCTGCTGGCCGTAGTCGGGCTGGCCGTAACCACCCTGCTGGCCACCCTGGTTGCCGTAGTCGGGCTGCTGGGCCGGGTACCCACCGCTGTGCTGGCCGTAGCCGCCCGGCTGGCCCTGGTCGGGCTGGCCGTAGCCACCCTGCGGGCCGGGCTGGCCGTAGCCGCCCTGGCCGCCCTGCTGGCCGTAGCCGCCACCGGGCGGCGGGCCGTAGTTGCCCTGCGGCTGCCCGTAACCACCGCTGGGCGGCTGCTGGCCGTAACCGCCGCTGGGGGGCTGGCCGTAGCCCTGGTCGTAGCCGCCGCCGGGACCGGGCTGCTGGCCCTGCTCGCCGTAGGGAGCTTGCGGATCGTGGCCACGCTGCTCCTCGGGGGAACGGCTGTAGTCGTAGTAGTCGCCGCCCTGCCCCTGGTTACCGCGGCTCGGGTTGTCGGTCATCGGTGGTACTCCTGGTTCTGCGGTCAACGTCTGTTCTGATCGTGCTGAGTGGGGATCCGCTGCGCCACGGGTGCCGGCTCGGGTGGCGTCAGGGTTGACGATCCCGCGCGCCCGTACCTGTCCGGTGTGCAGGTGAGGGGACCGTGCAAATCTGACGACCACATCACCATACGTTTGCCATCCCTGCTCACCCAGATATCCCTCCAGATGCCTAGCAAAAGTATCCGAAGTGAGATCGGGATCGGCGAGCGCCTTGTGATGGTCGGCCGCACTGAGGGTAATGACGTAATCGTTGGGCGCCAACAACTGTCCGCCCTGCAGGGCGCGGACCCCGTCGGTGGCCTCCCGGCGCAATGCCGATTGGATTTCCTCGGGGATCACCGACCCGCCGAACACCCTGGCAAAGGCGTCGCCGACGGTCGACTCGAGACGGCGATCGAATCGCTGCACCAGTCCCATCGTCACCGCCCGTCTCGGTCTAGGAGCGCGGCCCGGCAGGCCGGGACGGCCCACCGCAGCGTGTCGCACCACTGTGTTGTTTCAGGACAATGGTAAGGGGAGCATCGCCTCCTCCGGCACCACGGAAATTGTGAGAATCCGATCAGTGCAGGTCAGCGGCTTGGCGTTGGCCGAGATGGGGCGCTGAGCGGGCGGTTTGGACGACGGGCGAAGCCCCTGATAGGCTGCCCGGGTTGCTCAGGGCGAGTGGCGGAATGGCAGACGCGCTGGCTTCAGGTGCCAGTGTCCTTCGGGACGTGGGGGTTCAAGTCCCCCTTCGCCCACAGTGAGCGGTTCTACGAACTGCGACGCCAATGGTCACGAACTCAATTTGGGTTCGTGACCATTGTGTTTTGCAGGCGTCGGGGTACCGGGGGAGTGCATCGCCGCGGTTTGACCCCGCTGGTCGCGGCGGCCTGGTCGGTGCGGAGGCATATACATAGTCTGTGGCCGCGACCGAGGAGCCCGAAATGTCAGACACGTTTCTGCCAGAGCCCGGCGCCACGGCCGAGGCGGTTCAGATCGGCCTGTGCGCCGGTGGCCTGGTCCGCACCTGGCGCGGTTCGGGTGAATCGAAGCTCTGGTCGCTGGCCGATGCGGCGCAGCTGAGGTTGCGTCAAGGGACCGGCGTGATTGCCCGCACCGAGCAGGAACAGAATCGCTACCGCGAGATTGGGTTGCTTGACGAGGACTCCGGGACGCTGCTGATTCGCGGCAGGCACCCGGTATCCACCGAGGACGGCACCGTCCAGTTCGACGCGACGGTGCTGGGGCTGGAACCGGCGAGGGAACCCTCGACGTCGGTGTACGACGATGCGCGCGGCGTGCTGGCGCAGGCGGTCGCGTTCACCGCCCGGACCGAAAACGGATTCCTCCTGGTCGAGGCGGGCGGATGGGACGCAGCGCCGCAGCCCTACTGTCTGTTTGTGGTGACCGGGCAGGGCGGGGACCCCGTCGTTCTCATCGAGACGGCGCCGCCGCCGCACGGGTCGAAGATCTGGGAGCAGCACATCGTCGCCGGGGCCGACGGCAGCACCGTGCGGGCACCGGCGAACCCCGCCTCCCTCGACGCGGCGCCGGTCATCATGCTCGACGCCTGTGCCACCTGGGCGATCCCGCCGTGGGACCTCGCGTTGACCTTCGGGATACGCCCGACCGCCGGTTGACCGGCGATCCGGCAGCGACGGGTTCGGGCGTACCGCGACGGGACACGGGGCCCAACGGGGACGACGGTTATCCGCCAGACGGGTCCAGGGCCAGGTCAGCGACGACGATGGAGTGGTCGGAAATCTTGGCCCGCCGGACCTCGTGGATGTGTTTGGCCGAGGTGATCGCGTCCCGCAGTGGGGCCGACACGAAGACATAGTCGAGCCGGAATCCGTTGTGGTCCTCGGAAACGCGGAGCTCCTTGTTGGTTCGCCTTGAGTACCAAGTGAATTCGCGGGCGTCGGGATGCAGGCTGCGCCACGTGTCGACGTAATTCTCCTGCTGCTGCAGCACCCGGATGTAGTCGGAGTGCACAAACGGGGTGCCCTCGGCATCCGCGGGCAAGCCGGTGTTGAAGTCGCCGAGGATCACCACCTGCTCGTCGTGGTGCCGGTGCGCGTAGGCGATGACGTCCTGCCAGAACAGTTCCTTGCGGCGCTTGCCCGCGACGACGGTGCCGTCCTTGCCGGACTTGCTGTCGTCGGATCCGGGAATGTGGACGCTCAGCACCCGCAGGTTTTTCTCTCCCAACGACACCGACAGCCAGCGCTCTTTGTCGTATTCGGGTCCCGCCGACTCCCGGGTCAGCGGCCATTTCGAGGCGACCAGGACGCTGTTGACTCCGGCTTGATCGCAGGTGGTCTCCAGGTAGGGGTAACCGTGGTCGACCAACCGGCGACGGATTTCCGCAAGATTCTTGGCCGTCACCTCGGTCAGGGTGATGACGTCCGCGCCGAGCTCTTTCAGCTCGGCGATGATCGACGGGAGACGAGATCCGCCCCCGCGCTGAATGTTCCACGTCACAAATCGCATGCTGTTTCCCCCTCGGTCCGAGCCGTCCTCCACGGCCTCCGGCGGCCGAAGCTAACAGGTCGGTCCGACAGCGGCGGTGAACCGATCCGGCCTGAGCGCCGCCACGCCGCAGGCGGGGAGGGCGCCAGAAGCGGTTGAACATCATCAATGTCGGAGGCGGCCCCTACGGTGGTGTGCAAACCACGGGGAGGGGATCTGAAATGGCGGAAAACGAACGGGACCTGGTCGCCGATGCGACGCCGCAGGTGTGCTTCAACCTCTGGGCGTTCTGCGACCCGGACACCGGTCTGGTCATGGAGATCGCCGCGAAGCGCTACGTCATGGGCGGAAGTGACCGGGAGAAGGCGGCGGTGCTCAAGCATCTCGCCGGCGCGGACTTCTACTCGGTGGAGCGTCGCTTCGTGCCCGAGCGGTTCACCCTGGTGGGCCCGTCCGGGCAGCTGATCGAGGGTGCGGTCCCGGTGAACGATCTGGATGTCGATGCCGTGTTCGCTCCGCTGATCGTCGAGCTGGCCGCTATCCCCAAGCAGGTCAGGCAGGTCAACGGTCGCTGGGAGGAGTACGTTCCGCAGGTTCTGGGTCAACCGATCTGGGTGCTGACGGTGGTACTGGAGACCGAGGACGGCCGCCTGGTGCCCTGCTAGGGGTGTCTCACCGGTGATACCGTGAATTTATGGAGGCGGTGACGGTGCGAGATCTCCGCAACAACGGCGGTGAAGTGCTGCGTCGGGTCGAGCGTGGCGAACGCTTTGTGGTCACGCGCGACGGGACCCCGGTTGCCGAGCTGCGACCGCTGCCGCGTCCCAGGGTGAGCGCCGGCGAGTTGATCCGTCGGCGGGCGAACCTTCCGGCGGTCGATCCCGTCGCGCTGCGACGTGACATCGATGAGCTGATCGATCCGTCGCTGTGAGCCAACCGGCACGACGCGGAATGTTGGACACCTCCACGGTGCTCCTGCTCGGGCAGCTGTCCGACGCGGCCGAGTTGCCCGAGGAGTCGGTGATCAGTGCGGTGACCCTGGCCGAGCTCTCGGTGGGTCCCCATCTGGCCCGGGACGACGCCGAGCGCTCCGCCCGCCAGCAGCACCTGCAGCAGGCGGAGGCGGACTTCGAGGTACTGCCCTTCGACGGGGATTGCGCCCGGGCGTTCGGCGCGGTGGCCGCGGCGCTGCGCAGCGCGGGTCGCAAACCGGCGGCGCGCGCCTACGACGCGTTGATCGCGGCCAGTGCGATCGCGAATGCGATACCGCTCTACAGCTGTAACCCACGTGATTTCGCGGGCATCCGACGACTGGACCTCCGAGAGGTCAGCCCGCCCCGGACCTAGGTGTTCAAGCGGCCTAGCGTTTTGCGATGCCGTCGTCGATCATCTGCTGGAAGTGGTCGACGACGCTCTGCTCGGCAGGCATGAACTCGATGCCCAGTTCGTCGCGGGTGCGCGAGTTGTCGTACCGCACCGGCCAGCCGACGTTGCGCTCCACGTACGGACGGGTCAGCCCGGCCGCCGGGGCGGACAGTTTGATCAGGAACTTCGGCAGTTCAATGCGCGGGAACGTCCAGCGGTTGCCGAACTTGCGGCGCAGCGCGTTGCCCATGTCGAGCAGGCTGATGGTCTCGGCGTTGGCGATGTAGCGGCCGCGCGCCGACGGGGTGTAGCCCGCGGCGATGTGGATGCGGGCCACGTCGCGCACGTCGACCACACCGACCTGCAGGGCGGGCGCCCCGAGCGCCATCGATCCGTCGATGAAATGCGCCATCGTCGTCATGCTGCCGGAGACACTGCTGGTGGTCAGCGACGGCCCGAGCACCAGGCCGGGGTGCACGGTCACCAGGTCCCAGCGGTCCTGGGCCTCGCACATCGCCCAGGCGGCCTTCTCCGCGACGGTCTTGGAGT contains:
- a CDS encoding SDR family oxidoreductase, which gives rise to MTDIDPSAPVLVTGGSGYVAGWIVRYLLEDGRTVRATVRNPDKPTGLEHLHALADAHPGRLTLHRADLLDDGSFDEAMAGCELVMHTASPFLMGRLDNPQEQLIRPALEGTRNVLNSVNRTESVKRVVLTSSVVAICGDNVDMRGKDRFTDADWNTTSTPNHQEYNYSKTVAEKAAWAMCEAQDRWDLVTVHPGLVLGPSLTTSSVSGSMTTMAHFIDGSMALGAPALQVGVVDVRDVARIHIAAGYTPSARGRYIANAETISLLDMGNALRRKFGNRWTFPRIELPKFLIKLSAPAAGLTRPYVERNVGWPVRYDNSRTRDELGIEFMPAEQSVVDHFQQMIDDGIAKR
- a CDS encoding endonuclease/exonuclease/phosphatase family protein; this translates as MRFVTWNIQRGGGSRLPSIIAELKELGADVITLTEVTAKNLAEIRRRLVDHGYPYLETTCDQAGVNSVLVASKWPLTRESAGPEYDKERWLSVSLGEKNLRVLSVHIPGSDDSKSGKDGTVVAGKRRKELFWQDVIAYAHRHHDEQVVILGDFNTGLPADAEGTPFVHSDYIRVLQQQENYVDTWRSLHPDAREFTWYSRRTNKELRVSEDHNGFRLDYVFVSAPLRDAITSAKHIHEVRRAKISDHSIVVADLALDPSGG
- a CDS encoding PIN domain-containing protein, with the translated sequence MLDTSTVLLLGQLSDAAELPEESVISAVTLAELSVGPHLARDDAERSARQQHLQQAEADFEVLPFDGDCARAFGAVAAALRSAGRKPAARAYDALIAASAIANAIPLYSCNPRDFAGIRRLDLREVSPPRT
- a CDS encoding type II toxin-antitoxin system Phd/YefM family antitoxin, with the translated sequence MEAVTVRDLRNNGGEVLRRVERGERFVVTRDGTPVAELRPLPRPRVSAGELIRRRANLPAVDPVALRRDIDELIDPSL
- a CDS encoding DUF3662 and FHA domain-containing protein yields the protein MGLVQRFDRRLESTVGDAFARVFGGSVIPEEIQSALRREATDGVRALQGGQLLAPNDYVITLSAADHHKALADPDLTSDTFARHLEGYLGEQGWQTYGDVVVRFARSPHLHTGQVRARGIVNPDATRAGTRGAADPHSARSEQTLTAEPGVPPMTDNPSRGNQGQGGDYYDYSRSPEEQRGHDPQAPYGEQGQQPGPGGGYDQGYGQPPSGGYGQQPPSGGYGQPQGNYGPPPGGGYGQQGGQGGYGQPGPQGGYGQPDQGQPGGYGQHSGGYPAQQPDYGNQGGQQGGYGQPDYGQQGGQGGYGQQDYGQPQGGQQGGYGQPQQPDYGYGQQDAGQGGYGQQDYGQPQGGQQGGYGQQDYGQPQGGGYGQPPQDQGGYGQQDYGQPQGGQPQGGYGQQDYGQPQGGGYGQPQQPDYGYGQQDAGQGGYGQQDYGQPQHDQGGYGQQDYGQPQQDQGGYGQSSGGYGDYQGGYDQGGYAGASAGAATVTLQLDDGSGRTYQLREGANVIGRGQDAQFRLPDTGVSRRHVEIRWDGHVALLADLNSTNGTTVNNAPVQEWQLADGDVIRLGHSEIVVRVH